A genome region from Dehalococcoidia bacterium includes the following:
- the ileS gene encoding isoleucine--tRNA ligase, producing MFRPVPAKVDFPALERDILRWWREEGMIEKYLRRNQASPQKWSFIDGPITANNPMGVHHAWGRTYKDIYQRLKTMQGFRQRYQNGFDCQGLWIEVEVEREMGFKSKRDIEAFGIDRFVEACKDRVRRFSAIQTEQSIRLGYWMDWDNSYYTFSDENNYTIWHFLKRCHEEGWLYKGHDVMPWCPRCATGLSQHEIVTEGYRELTHPSVYLKFPLEGRDRESLLVWTTTPWTLSSNTAAAVHPDLDYVRVRQGDETYYLAKAALGVLQGGYEVLGELKGAEMAGWKYRGPFDELPPQHGVEHRVVPWEEVSETEGTGIVHIAPGAGKEDFLLSKDFGLAVIAPLDEAGNFLPGFGWLSGRNVADVTQPVFDDLARKGILYRVEDYTHRYPVCWRCESELVFRLVDEWFISMDELRHRIAAVTKRIRWIPEFGLARELDWLQNMEDWMISKKRYYGLALPIYECRECGNVEVMGGDEELRERAVEGWEEFEGHSPHRPWIDAVKIRCSKCGALVGRIPDVGNPWLDAGIVPYSTLHYRHNRAYWEEWFPADWISESFPGQFRNWFYSLLAMSTVLEDREPFRACFGYALLRDEKGEEMHKSKGNAIWFDDAAERMGVDVMRWLFARHNPTANLNFGWHSGDEIRRGFVLTLWNTYSFFVTYANIDRFVPGAAPGARASADLDRWILSGLNQLIDRVTVALEEFDSMTATRHIEAFVEDLSNWYVRRSRRRFWKSEDDADKRTAYETLHTCLVTLSKLLAPFVPFLAEAMYQNLVRSHDATAPESVHLCDWPVADMSLVDERLDGEVRLVMRLVGLGRSARSKAGIKVRQPLARAFVKVRARSEQAAVQSLAGQVKEELNVKELTLIDDDSEFVSYEVRSNRAALGPKYGRELGEICEALRSLDSRAVADALSRREPVVAGRWTLEPGEIDVAAHDREGFATAAEYGYLVAIPTEITPELADEGLAREIVHRLQTMRRNAAFDIADRIVTYYRDGDDLRRVMTAFGEYVRQETLSLELVEGEAPPDAHREEHTVDGHRMRLAVRKA from the coding sequence ATGTTTAGACCGGTCCCGGCAAAGGTCGACTTCCCGGCCCTCGAACGCGACATCCTGCGCTGGTGGCGCGAGGAGGGAATGATCGAGAAGTACTTGCGCCGCAACCAGGCGTCCCCTCAGAAGTGGTCGTTCATCGATGGCCCCATCACCGCCAACAACCCGATGGGCGTCCACCACGCCTGGGGGCGCACCTACAAGGACATCTACCAGCGCCTGAAGACGATGCAGGGCTTCCGCCAGCGCTACCAGAACGGCTTCGACTGCCAGGGGCTGTGGATCGAGGTCGAGGTCGAGCGGGAGATGGGGTTCAAGTCCAAGCGCGACATCGAGGCCTTCGGCATCGACCGGTTTGTAGAGGCGTGCAAGGACCGCGTCCGCCGCTTCTCCGCCATCCAGACCGAACAGTCGATCCGCCTCGGCTACTGGATGGACTGGGACAACTCTTACTACACGTTCTCCGACGAGAACAATTACACCATCTGGCACTTCCTCAAGCGTTGCCACGAGGAAGGCTGGCTCTACAAGGGCCACGACGTGATGCCCTGGTGCCCTCGCTGCGCCACTGGCCTCTCGCAACACGAGATCGTCACCGAAGGCTACCGCGAGCTGACGCACCCCAGCGTCTACCTCAAGTTCCCTCTGGAAGGACGCGACAGGGAGAGCCTTCTAGTCTGGACGACGACGCCCTGGACGCTCTCCTCCAACACCGCGGCCGCCGTCCATCCCGATCTCGACTACGTCCGCGTGCGCCAGGGCGACGAGACGTACTATCTGGCGAAGGCGGCGCTCGGAGTGCTGCAAGGCGGCTACGAGGTGCTGGGCGAGCTCAAGGGCGCGGAGATGGCCGGCTGGAAGTATCGCGGCCCCTTCGACGAGCTCCCGCCGCAGCATGGCGTCGAGCACCGGGTCGTCCCCTGGGAGGAGGTCAGCGAGACGGAAGGAACGGGAATCGTCCACATCGCGCCTGGCGCCGGCAAAGAGGACTTCCTGCTGAGCAAGGACTTCGGGCTGGCCGTCATCGCACCCCTCGACGAAGCCGGCAACTTCCTCCCCGGGTTCGGCTGGCTCAGCGGCCGCAACGTCGCCGACGTTACGCAGCCTGTCTTCGACGACCTCGCCCGCAAGGGCATCCTCTATCGTGTCGAAGACTACACCCACCGCTACCCCGTTTGCTGGCGCTGCGAGAGCGAGCTTGTCTTCCGCCTGGTGGATGAGTGGTTCATCTCCATGGACGAGCTGCGCCACCGTATCGCCGCCGTCACCAAGAGGATCCGCTGGATCCCCGAGTTTGGCCTGGCGCGCGAGCTCGACTGGCTCCAGAACATGGAAGACTGGATGATCTCGAAAAAGCGCTACTACGGCCTCGCGCTGCCCATCTACGAGTGCCGCGAGTGCGGCAACGTCGAGGTCATGGGCGGCGACGAGGAACTGCGCGAGCGCGCCGTCGAGGGCTGGGAGGAGTTCGAGGGGCACTCGCCCCACCGGCCGTGGATCGACGCCGTGAAGATCCGCTGCTCGAAGTGCGGCGCCCTCGTCGGCCGCATCCCTGACGTGGGCAACCCCTGGCTCGACGCCGGCATCGTGCCCTATTCCACGCTCCACTACCGGCACAACCGCGCCTACTGGGAGGAGTGGTTCCCCGCCGACTGGATATCGGAGAGCTTTCCCGGCCAGTTCCGCAACTGGTTCTATTCGCTGCTCGCCATGAGCACTGTGCTCGAGGACCGCGAGCCTTTCCGCGCCTGCTTCGGCTACGCCCTCCTTCGCGACGAAAAGGGCGAAGAGATGCACAAGAGCAAGGGCAACGCCATCTGGTTCGACGACGCCGCCGAACGCATGGGCGTCGACGTCATGCGGTGGCTCTTCGCGCGCCATAACCCGACGGCCAACCTGAACTTCGGCTGGCACAGCGGCGACGAGATCCGTCGCGGCTTTGTGCTCACGCTCTGGAACACTTACTCTTTCTTCGTCACCTACGCCAACATCGACCGCTTCGTGCCCGGCGCGGCCCCGGGCGCGCGTGCCTCCGCCGACCTCGATCGCTGGATACTGTCCGGCCTGAACCAGCTCATCGACCGCGTCACCGTAGCGCTGGAAGAGTTCGATTCGATGACCGCAACCCGGCACATCGAGGCGTTCGTGGAGGATCTCTCGAACTGGTACGTGCGCCGCAGCCGCCGCCGCTTCTGGAAGAGCGAGGACGACGCCGACAAGCGCACGGCTTACGAGACGTTGCACACCTGCCTGGTGACGCTCTCCAAGCTCCTCGCGCCGTTCGTGCCCTTCCTCGCTGAGGCGATGTACCAGAACCTCGTGCGCTCCCACGACGCAACGGCGCCCGAAAGCGTCCACCTCTGCGATTGGCCCGTCGCCGACATGTCGCTGGTGGACGAGCGGCTGGACGGCGAAGTCCGCCTCGTCATGCGGCTGGTGGGGCTGGGACGGTCGGCGCGAAGCAAGGCCGGCATCAAGGTGAGGCAGCCGCTGGCCCGCGCCTTCGTGAAAGTGCGCGCCCGCTCAGAACAGGCAGCGGTGCAGAGTCTCGCCGGGCAGGTCAAGGAAGAGCTGAACGTCAAAGAGCTGACGCTGATCGACGACGACAGCGAATTCGTATCGTACGAGGTGCGGTCCAATCGCGCAGCGCTCGGGCCAAAGTACGGGCGCGAGCTGGGCGAAATATGTGAAGCGCTGCGAAGCCTCGACTCACGCGCCGTTGCGGATGCGCTGTCCCGCCGCGAGCCCGTCGTTGCCGGCAGGTGGACGCTGGAGCCGGGCGAGATCGACGTGGCGGCCCACGACCGCGAGGGCTTCGCGACCGCCGCCGAGTACGGCTACCTGGTGGCGATCCCCACCGAGATCACGCCCGAGCTTGCCGACGAGGGGCTGGCGCGCGAGATCGTGCACCGCCTCCAGACGATGCGTCGCAATGCCGCCTTCGACATTGCCGACCGCATCGTCACCTACTACCGCGATGGCGACGACCTGCGGCGGGTGATGACGGCCTTCGGCGAGTACGTGCGTCAGGAGACGCTGTCGCTCGAGCTGGTCGAGGGGGAGGCGCCGCCGGACGCCCATCGCGAGGAACACACGGTAGACGGCCATCGAATGCGCCTGGCGGTCAGGAAAGCGTGA
- the proB gene encoding glutamate 5-kinase — MDVTKRKSDADSLRYRRIVAKFGTNLLTAGTDRLDLEVMSALVGQVARLHQAGAEVILVTSGAIAAGRHQIDCPPDRRDGLSRQVLAAVGQSHLMQCYDELFSWHGITIAQALLSRRDLSDRVGYLNARNTLLALLELRAVPIVNENDVVAVEEIEGARIGDNDNLSALVANLVDADLLVMLTDTGGLYTADPRLDRQARLIARVDRIDEEIERLAGGASPDSRGTGGMATKIEAAKLAVAGGATVVIVGGGERDVLPRLARGEELGTLFPSQVDRMESRKRWMLSRLAVRGRITVDAGAARALQQQNKSLLPAGVKAVDGAFERGEAVDICTVEGKRIACGIVNYSRDEVEAIRGLRSDRIAETLGHDYGSEVVHRSNLVLL; from the coding sequence ATGGACGTGACAAAGCGCAAGAGCGACGCGGACAGCCTTCGCTACCGGCGCATCGTCGCCAAGTTCGGGACGAACCTGCTTACCGCCGGTACCGACCGCCTTGACCTTGAGGTGATGTCGGCGCTCGTCGGGCAGGTGGCGCGCCTGCACCAGGCCGGCGCCGAGGTCATCCTCGTCACGTCGGGCGCGATTGCCGCCGGCCGCCACCAGATCGACTGCCCGCCCGACCGGCGTGACGGTCTCTCGCGACAGGTGCTCGCCGCCGTCGGCCAGAGCCACCTCATGCAGTGCTACGACGAGCTCTTCTCGTGGCACGGCATTACCATCGCCCAAGCGCTTCTGAGCCGCCGCGACCTCTCGGACAGGGTCGGCTACCTCAACGCCCGCAACACGCTGCTCGCGCTCCTCGAGCTCCGCGCAGTGCCCATCGTGAACGAGAACGACGTGGTCGCGGTGGAAGAGATCGAGGGGGCGCGCATCGGCGACAACGACAACCTTTCGGCGCTGGTCGCCAACCTCGTCGACGCCGATTTGCTCGTCATGCTCACCGACACCGGCGGCCTGTACACGGCTGACCCCCGTCTCGACCGCCAGGCGCGGCTCATTGCCCGCGTCGACCGTATCGACGAGGAGATCGAGCGGCTGGCGGGGGGCGCCTCGCCCGACTCGCGCGGCACGGGCGGCATGGCGACGAAGATCGAGGCGGCGAAGCTCGCGGTCGCCGGCGGCGCCACCGTCGTCATCGTCGGCGGCGGCGAGCGCGACGTTCTCCCCCGGCTGGCGCGCGGCGAGGAACTGGGGACGCTGTTCCCGTCGCAGGTCGACCGCATGGAGAGCCGCAAGCGCTGGATGCTGTCGCGGCTGGCGGTGCGCGGCCGCATAACCGTCGACGCGGGGGCGGCGAGGGCGCTCCAGCAGCAGAACAAGAGCCTGCTGCCCGCCGGCGTGAAGGCAGTCGACGGCGCGTTCGAGCGCGGGGAAGCGGTCGATATCTGCACCGTCGAAGGCAAGCGGATCGCCTGCGGCATCGTCAACTATTCGCGCGATGAAGTGGAGGCGATACGCGGGCTGCGGTCGGACCGGATAGCGGAGACGCTGGGCCACGATTACGGGTCGGAGGTGGTGCACCGGAGCAACCTGGTCTTGCTCTAG
- a CDS encoding GNAT family N-acetyltransferase yields the protein MIRECTAADTDRIFLVINEAAQSYRRVIPDDCWHEPYMPLDELRREMASMTFFGWDDADGLVAVMGYQPLPDAAPAPVTLIRHAYTLPRRQREGIGGRLLRHLMSMATTGLPAGQAGTLLVGTWAANKGAIRFYERHGFRLLGEEEGRELLRRYWSIPPRQIETSVVLEKEN from the coding sequence ATGATCCGTGAATGCACCGCGGCGGACACCGACCGCATCTTCCTCGTCATCAACGAGGCCGCGCAGTCGTACAGACGCGTGATCCCTGACGACTGCTGGCACGAGCCCTACATGCCCCTCGACGAGCTGCGGCGCGAGATGGCGTCGATGACGTTCTTCGGCTGGGATGACGCCGACGGCCTGGTCGCGGTGATGGGCTACCAGCCGCTGCCCGACGCCGCGCCCGCGCCGGTCACCCTCATCCGGCACGCCTACACGCTGCCGCGGCGACAGCGCGAAGGCATCGGCGGGCGGCTGCTGCGCCACCTGATGTCGATGGCGACGACGGGCCTGCCTGCCGGACAGGCGGGGACGCTGCTCGTGGGCACGTGGGCGGCGAACAAGGGGGCGATCCGCTTCTACGAGCGTCACGGCTTCCGCCTGCTGGGGGAGGAGGAGGGGCGGGAGTTGCTGCGTCGCTACTGGTCCATCCCGCCCCGCCAAATCGAAACCTCCGTTGTGCTGGAGAAGGAGAACTAG
- a CDS encoding FxLYD domain-containing protein, protein MRKLFVGLLAIVGLLAAGCIIQFATLYKDDAGRTHFVGLASNLTNADVVDAVVEVRFYDSSNNLLDTRFVNPCTRTLQDHQSSPVESILPPGVTASRTENIVHPLTFGTKLAPDMDVSDVKLQVDGDTTHLTGKVENDDSKTFYAVQVCAAFYDDDGDVVRVGRVFLDPAKLSRGATGTFDIAIEDMPSDVEEYQLWVDATVRNPTDVTAPVVVGPKNLPGAEATATPTATPEPTATPG, encoded by the coding sequence ATGAGGAAGCTATTCGTCGGACTGCTGGCCATAGTGGGGTTGCTCGCGGCGGGCTGCATCATCCAATTCGCCACCCTCTACAAAGATGACGCCGGCAGGACCCACTTCGTCGGCCTCGCCAGCAACCTGACCAACGCCGACGTGGTCGACGCCGTGGTCGAAGTCAGGTTCTACGACAGCTCGAATAACCTGCTCGACACCAGGTTCGTCAACCCCTGCACGCGAACGCTGCAGGACCACCAGTCGTCGCCCGTGGAGTCGATTCTCCCTCCGGGCGTGACGGCCAGCCGCACGGAGAACATCGTCCATCCCCTTACCTTCGGCACGAAGCTGGCGCCGGACATGGACGTATCGGATGTGAAGCTGCAAGTTGACGGCGACACCACCCACCTTACGGGTAAGGTCGAGAACGACGACAGCAAGACGTTCTACGCCGTGCAGGTGTGCGCTGCCTTCTACGACGACGACGGGGATGTGGTGCGGGTCGGGCGCGTCTTCCTCGACCCGGCGAAGCTCTCGCGCGGCGCCACTGGCACGTTCGACATCGCTATTGAGGACATGCCGAGCGACGTGGAAGAGTACCAGCTCTGGGTGGATGCGACGGTGCGCAACCCGACGGACGTGACCGCTCCCGTTGTGGTAGGCCCCAAGAACCTACCGGGAGCGGAGGCCACGGCAACGCCTACCGCCACGCCCGAACCGACGGCGACGCCCGGGTAG
- a CDS encoding glutamate-5-semialdehyde dehydrogenase — protein sequence MTVTASEVRTKGEAAKATARRMAALPTDVKNQALHAIADALIANEKEILAANQADYDEGKRNGLSDEMLERMTLNPARVAGIADDTRNVAKLPDPVGEKFDLTIRPNGLVIGKVRVPIGVVGAIFESRPNVVIDIASLCLKSGNAVLLRGGEECARSNALLGRIASEAATKAGVPEGAMQLVESLDRALVREMLKMNDVIDLLIPRGGPGLVNMVRENATMPVVSAAAGVCHTYVDKAADLDMAVNVVHNAKTRRPTICNALETLLVHRDVAETFLPRIAEKWSEKGVEMRCDPTALSILQKANGARGWKIVPASPEDFGKEFLTFIAAVRVVGDVDEAMEHIAKYGSGHSEAIITEDWPTASRFLSEVDAAAVYHNVSTQFTDGAQFGLGAEIGISTQKMHARGPMALKELTTYKWIILGNGQTRPL from the coding sequence ATGACCGTCACCGCATCTGAGGTCAGGACTAAGGGCGAGGCCGCGAAAGCCACCGCGCGCCGCATGGCCGCCCTCCCAACCGACGTCAAGAACCAGGCGCTCCACGCTATCGCCGACGCGCTCATCGCCAACGAGAAGGAGATCCTCGCCGCTAACCAGGCCGACTACGACGAGGGCAAGCGCAACGGTCTCTCTGACGAGATGCTCGAGCGCATGACCCTCAACCCCGCGCGCGTCGCCGGCATCGCCGACGATACCCGCAACGTGGCTAAACTCCCCGACCCCGTGGGCGAGAAGTTCGACCTTACTATACGCCCCAACGGGCTCGTCATCGGCAAGGTGCGCGTCCCCATAGGCGTCGTCGGCGCCATCTTCGAAAGCCGGCCCAACGTCGTCATCGATATCGCATCGCTCTGCCTCAAGTCGGGCAACGCGGTGCTGCTGCGCGGCGGCGAGGAGTGCGCGCGCTCAAACGCGCTGCTCGGCCGCATTGCGTCGGAGGCGGCGACGAAGGCGGGCGTGCCCGAAGGCGCCATGCAGCTCGTCGAATCGCTTGACCGCGCGCTGGTGCGCGAGATGCTGAAAATGAACGACGTCATCGACCTGCTCATCCCCCGCGGCGGGCCCGGCCTCGTGAACATGGTGCGCGAGAACGCCACGATGCCCGTCGTCTCAGCCGCCGCCGGCGTCTGCCACACCTACGTCGACAAGGCGGCCGACCTCGATATGGCGGTGAACGTCGTCCACAACGCCAAGACGCGCCGCCCGACAATCTGCAACGCCCTCGAAACGCTGCTCGTCCACCGCGACGTCGCCGAAACCTTCCTCCCCCGCATCGCCGAGAAGTGGTCGGAGAAGGGCGTCGAGATGCGCTGCGACCCGACGGCGCTCAGCATCCTCCAGAAAGCGAACGGCGCCCGCGGCTGGAAGATCGTCCCCGCGTCGCCCGAGGACTTCGGCAAGGAGTTCCTCACGTTCATCGCCGCCGTGCGCGTCGTCGGCGATGTCGACGAGGCGATGGAGCACATCGCGAAGTACGGCTCCGGGCACTCGGAAGCGATCATCACCGAGGACTGGCCGACGGCGAGCCGCTTCCTGTCGGAGGTCGACGCCGCGGCCGTCTACCACAACGTGAGCACGCAGTTCACCGACGGCGCGCAGTTCGGGCTCGGCGCGGAGATAGGGATTTCGACGCAGAAGATGCACGCCCGCGGCCCCATGGCGCTCAAAGAGCTCACCACTTACAAGTGGATTATCCTGGGCAACGGGCAGACACGCCCCCTGTAG
- a CDS encoding aldolase/citrate lyase family protein: MTENSLRRLWKEDKAALGAWLSIPDSFSAEVMARAGYDWLCIDMQHGLVDYQRAVPMLQAISTTRTAPVVRVPWNDPAIIMKVLDAGAQAVIVPLINTRADTELAVSACRYPPRGIRSYGPTRAGLGGGYFERAEESVCCIPMIETASALENLDDILSVPGVDAIYVGPMDLSLSLGLEPKPDREGDAVYSEALGHILEACRRHGVAAGIHAGSRMAAKRVADGFRFVLVSSDVDLLARNAAQELRAAREAASSPVRD; this comes from the coding sequence ATGACGGAGAACTCGTTGCGGCGGCTCTGGAAGGAAGACAAGGCGGCCCTAGGAGCGTGGCTATCGATACCGGACTCGTTCAGCGCGGAGGTGATGGCGCGGGCAGGCTACGACTGGCTGTGCATCGACATGCAACACGGGCTGGTCGATTATCAGCGGGCGGTGCCGATGCTGCAGGCGATCTCCACCACGCGCACGGCGCCGGTGGTGCGCGTCCCCTGGAACGACCCGGCGATCATAATGAAGGTTCTCGACGCGGGAGCGCAGGCGGTCATCGTGCCGCTCATCAACACCCGCGCCGACACGGAGCTGGCGGTTAGCGCCTGTCGCTACCCTCCCCGCGGCATCCGCAGCTACGGCCCGACGCGCGCCGGGCTGGGCGGCGGCTATTTTGAGCGAGCGGAGGAAAGCGTCTGCTGCATCCCCATGATTGAGACGGCTTCCGCGCTGGAGAACCTCGACGACATCCTCTCCGTGCCGGGAGTCGACGCCATCTACGTCGGGCCGATGGACCTCAGCCTCTCGCTGGGGCTTGAGCCGAAGCCGGACCGCGAGGGTGACGCCGTGTACTCCGAGGCGCTGGGCCATATCCTGGAGGCGTGCCGCCGGCATGGGGTGGCGGCGGGGATACACGCCGGCAGCCGGATGGCGGCGAAACGAGTAGCCGATGGCTTTCGGTTCGTGTTGGTGAGCTCGGACGTCGACCTGCTGGCGCGAAACGCGGCGCAGGAGTTGCGCGCGGCGAGAGAAGCGGCGAGCTCTCCCGTCCGCGACTGA
- a CDS encoding 2-hydroxy-3-oxopropionate reductase — protein sequence MKETVGFIGLGLMGKPMSLNLLRAGYPLVAHSRSPGPVAEVVKEGAERAATPRELASHADVVITMLPDTPDVETVLMAENGVFAGMRPGCLVIDMSTISPVAARRLAAEAEARGAQMLDAPVSGGDVGAINATLSIMVGGPEEAFQRALPLFLTLGKNIVHVGGAGAGQICKACNQIVAAMTLQAVSEALVLARKAGVDPAKVRQALLGGFAASRVLEVHGQRMLDREFRPGFRSRLHAKDLNIALATGREYNAPLPGTAQALELYKSLLASGHGDDDNSALVLVLERLAGMPESTGQG from the coding sequence ATGAAGGAAACTGTAGGCTTCATCGGTCTCGGCCTCATGGGGAAGCCCATGAGCCTCAATCTGCTGCGCGCCGGCTACCCGCTCGTCGCGCACAGCCGCAGCCCGGGGCCGGTAGCGGAAGTGGTGAAGGAGGGAGCCGAGCGTGCCGCCACTCCCCGCGAGCTGGCCTCCCACGCCGATGTCGTCATCACCATGCTGCCCGACACGCCGGACGTCGAGACGGTGCTGATGGCGGAGAACGGCGTCTTCGCGGGAATGCGCCCCGGCTGCCTGGTGATCGACATGAGCACCATCTCGCCCGTCGCCGCCCGGCGCCTCGCCGCCGAAGCGGAAGCGCGGGGCGCGCAGATGCTCGATGCCCCCGTCTCCGGCGGCGACGTGGGCGCCATCAACGCCACCCTCTCGATCATGGTGGGCGGGCCGGAGGAGGCCTTCCAGCGCGCGCTGCCCCTGTTCCTGACGCTGGGAAAGAACATCGTCCACGTGGGCGGCGCCGGCGCGGGCCAGATCTGCAAGGCCTGCAACCAGATCGTCGCGGCGATGACGCTTCAGGCGGTCTCGGAGGCGCTCGTGCTGGCGCGCAAGGCCGGCGTCGACCCGGCGAAGGTGCGGCAGGCCCTGCTGGGCGGGTTCGCCGCCAGCCGCGTACTTGAAGTGCACGGCCAGCGCATGCTCGACCGCGAGTTCCGCCCCGGCTTCCGCTCGCGCCTGCACGCAAAAGACCTGAACATCGCCCTCGCCACCGGCCGCGAGTACAATGCCCCTCTGCCCGGGACGGCGCAGGCGCTGGAGCTGTACAAGTCGCTCCTGGCTTCCGGCCACGGCGACGACGACAACAGCGCCCTTGTCCTCGTGCTCGAGCGCCTGGCAGGCATGCCCGAGTCGACCGGACAAGGATAA
- a CDS encoding zinc-ribbon domain containing protein — protein sequence MSFADKALICRDCGGSFVFTAGEQEFYASKGLQNEPVRCPSCRAARKTARTNEVEDGYVRYGAFASFGGRTPRQMHPATCAECGMMTEVPFVPRGDRPVYCSACYTKIRAREQASSS from the coding sequence TTGAGTTTCGCTGACAAAGCGCTGATATGCCGCGATTGTGGCGGCAGTTTTGTGTTCACCGCCGGTGAGCAGGAATTTTACGCCAGCAAGGGGCTGCAGAACGAGCCCGTTCGCTGCCCTTCCTGCCGCGCTGCCCGCAAGACCGCCCGCACGAACGAGGTGGAGGACGGGTACGTCCGCTATGGCGCCTTCGCCAGCTTCGGCGGGCGCACGCCCCGTCAGATGCACCCCGCGACATGCGCCGAGTGCGGCATGATGACGGAAGTGCCCTTCGTGCCCCGCGGCGACCGGCCCGTCTACTGCAGCGCCTGCTACACCAAGATCCGCGCCCGCGAACAGGCCTCTTCTTCCTGA
- a CDS encoding cation diffusion facilitator family transporter yields the protein MLASRGRQAFFADLASRAALLSLLSNAGLMVLKLVVAVITGSVAVLSDGIDSAEDMVASAFVLWSVRLSARPADEEHPYGHGGAESIAASAQAVLITAGAAFIAYQAIRRLIVGEVEIGIGLGLAAMLVTGVVNLGVVLYVSQAARRTGSLALRSDARHLLANIAQALAVVLALVLVGLTGRNEFDAAVALLLAAYLLWTAWGIFAGASQQIMDVRLPEEEERVVQETLARHPGQVFGYHKLRSRRLGRHRYVELHVVVDPKRTLEEVHALLDSIEGEIKSALADAEVTIHAEPDDGRPRRPRSAGR from the coding sequence ATGCTCGCTTCACGCGGCCGTCAGGCGTTCTTCGCCGACCTCGCCTCGCGCGCGGCCCTCCTCTCCCTGCTGTCCAACGCCGGCCTTATGGTGCTCAAGCTGGTGGTCGCCGTCATTACGGGGAGCGTTGCCGTGCTCTCGGACGGGATCGACAGCGCGGAGGACATGGTAGCATCCGCCTTTGTGCTGTGGAGCGTGCGCCTTTCGGCGAGGCCGGCCGACGAGGAGCACCCGTACGGTCATGGGGGGGCGGAGAGCATCGCGGCATCGGCTCAAGCGGTGTTGATCACGGCGGGCGCCGCGTTCATCGCCTATCAAGCGATACGGCGGCTGATCGTGGGCGAGGTGGAGATAGGAATCGGGCTGGGGCTTGCGGCGATGCTGGTGACCGGAGTGGTCAATTTGGGTGTCGTCTTATACGTGTCTCAAGCGGCGCGGCGTACGGGCTCGCTCGCCCTCCGCTCCGACGCCCGCCATCTGCTGGCGAACATCGCTCAGGCGCTGGCGGTCGTCCTTGCGCTCGTTCTCGTCGGGCTGACGGGCAGGAACGAGTTCGACGCGGCGGTGGCGCTGTTGCTGGCGGCGTACCTGCTGTGGACGGCGTGGGGCATATTCGCCGGCGCGTCGCAGCAGATTATGGACGTGCGTCTCCCGGAAGAAGAGGAGCGGGTTGTGCAGGAGACGCTGGCGCGACACCCGGGCCAGGTGTTCGGCTATCACAAGCTGCGTAGCCGCCGGCTGGGACGCCACCGCTACGTGGAGCTGCACGTGGTCGTAGACCCGAAGCGAACGCTGGAAGAGGTGCACGCGCTGCTGGACAGCATCGAGGGGGAGATAAAGTCGGCGCTTGCGGACGCGGAGGTGACTATCCACGCGGAGCCGGACGACGGGCGTCCGCGCCGCCCGCGGTCGGCTGGGCGGTGA